In bacterium, the genomic window CTGCAAAAACTGCTCCTGGAGCTTGTGGTTGCGGCAATGCTGATACCGATAGTGACGGTGATGGTACTGCTGATTGTTTAGATGCTTGTCCTTCGGATCCTGGTAAAATTGCTGTTGGCACCTGTGGTTGCGGTGTAGCCGATACCAATTCTGATGGTGATGGTGCTTTAGATTGCCAAGAAACCTGCGATAACGATCCTGCAAAAACCGCCCCCGGAGCTTGTGGTTGCGGCAATGCCGATACCGATAGCGATGGTGATGGTACCGCCGATTGTAATGATGATTGTCCTTCGGACCCTGCTAAAACGGCGCCCGGTACTTGTGGTTGTGGTACTCCCGATACAAATTTAGATGGTGACAGTGCTTTAGACTGTCAAGAAACCTGCGATACCGATCCTTTGAAAACGGCTCCTGGTACTTGCGGTTGCGGGCAGCCGGATAACGATGCTGATGGAGATGGCGCTTTTGATTGTCAAGACACCTGTCCTGATGATGCTGGTAAAGTAGCTCCTGGCATTTGCGGTTGCGGAGTAGCTGATACCAATACCGATGGTGATAGTTTGGTAGATTGCCAAGAAACCTGCGATACCGATCCTGCTAAAACTGCTCCTGGTGAATGCGGTTGCGGTACGGCCGATAATGATACCGATCGCGATGGTACATTAGATTGCCAAGAAACCTGCGACGCGGACCCTGCCAAAACCGAACCCGGTGAATGCGGTTGTGGTGTAGCTGATAGCGATACCGATCACGATGGTGTGTTAGATTGCCAAGAAACCTGCGATAGTGATCCGGATAAATCCGAACCCGGTGAATGCGGTTGTGGTGTAGCTGATAGCGATACCGATCACGATGGTGTGTTAGATTGCCAAGAAACCTGCGATAGTGATCCGGATAAATCCGAACCCGGTGAATGCGGTTGTGGTGTAGCTGATAGTAACGAAGATGGTGATGACTTCTTAGATTGTCAGGAAGAGTGTGATAGTGATCCGGATAAATCCGAACCTGGTGTTTGTGGTTGCGGAGTAGCCGATAGCAATGAGGATGGCGATAAGCTCTTAGATTGCCAAGAAACTTGCGATAGCGATCCGGATAAAACACAGCCCGGCCAGTGCGGTTGCGGCGTTCCCGATACCGATGAAGATCATGATGGCGTAGCCAACTGTATTGATTTGTGTGATGGTGGCGAAGATAGTGATCCGTTAAAAACAGCTCCCGGTGTATGTGGTTGCGGTACGGCCGATGTTGATAACGATAAAGATGGCACCATTGATTGTTTGGAAGAGTGCTCAGATGATCCATTAAAAACCAATAGAGGTGTATGTGGTTGTGGTGTGGCTGATACCGATAGCGATGGTGATGGCTTAGCCGATTGTATTGACTATTGTGTTGATGATAAGGATAAAACGCAACCTGGTACTTGTGGTTGTGGTGTAGCTGATACCGATTCGGACAGTGACGAAACACCTGATTGTTTAGATCAATGTCCTGATAATTCTGGTAAAACCGAACCTGGTATATGTGGTTGCGGTGTAGCCGATGCTGATAGTGACGGCGATCAAGTTGTAGATTGTAACGACGTTTGTCCTGCCGATCCGTTAAAATCGGAATCTGCTGGTCAATGTGGTTGCGGTACGCAAGATATTGATACCGACGAAGACGGTGTTGCCGAATGTTTGGATTCGTGTCCTAACGATAGCAATAAAACCGAACCCGGCTTGTGTGGTTGCGGTGTTGAAGATACCGATACCGACCAAGATGGTACCCCCAACTGTAGCGACCAATGCCCTGTTGATAGCAGCAAGGTAGATCTTGGAATCTGCGGTTGCGGTGTAAGTGATGCCGATAACGATGGCGACGGCGAAGCCGATTGCGTGGATGAATGTCCTAATGATCAGCTTAAATCGTCTCCCGGCCAGTGTGGTTGCGGTGTAGCCGATACCGATTCCGATAAAGACGGTGTAGCAAACTGTAACGATGTTTGCCCCGATTCGGCTACCGATGATTCTAATAACGATGGTACGTGTGATAACTTAGATGTTAGCCCTGCTGTTGCTCCCGTACCGGCTTTTAGCCAAATTCAGGGTAGCGGCAGTAGTTGTAGCTTAAGCACCGATGCCTCGGCTAATATGGCTGGCTTTATAGCCCTGGCTGTAGCGATGATGGGCTTAGCTATCGTTCGTAAAAGAATGAGCTAAACTATTGAAAAAATAAAAACAGGAAAGGGCATTCCCAAAAGGAATGCCCTTTTTTTATGTCACAATTATCACTTTGACATTTCTTGCCCGTGGGACTAAAGCCTCTATCGAATACTTACTTGCATACACTTCATTAAGAAAGGGCAATATGAAAAAAATTTTCCTAAGTTTGTTGTTTTTACTCCAAATTACATCCGCTCAAGGTGCGGCTGTAGCACCCATTCCTTGCGGGGAAAATGCGGCTGATATTGTGCTGATGCTTGATCGTACTGGTTCTATTTCATCTACTACCCGTACAAAAGAAGCTGCGGCTGCTAACGCTTTTATTGATGCTGTAACAGGCACAGGGACTTCTCATAAAATTTCGGTAGGTCGTTTTAATGATGATACTGCTGATGATGCAAATGATCCAACTGATACTACAGACGCTGCTATTTATTACAGCATGTCCGATGCTTCTTATTCGTATACTACGCTTAAAACAAAAGTGACAGCTGCGATGAGCTCTCAAGGCAGTGGAACAAATTTGGAAGATGCTATTGAAGTTGCTGCTAAAGAGTTAATTACAAACGGTACGCACACTAAAAAAGTTATTGTCCTTTTATCGGATGGTGAGTCTAATCGTCGTGATTCGTTGGCTGAAGATAATTCTGAGAGCGATGATCATTTAGATTATGACAGTGATGCTACAGATCATGAAGCTGATTATTTAGGTGCTGCCAAAGATGCTGCTGAAGAAGCTCGCGCGCAAGGTATTACAATTATTGCTATTGCTTACGATAATACAATTGCTGGTGAAAAGAAATACCGTGAAGTGCTTGCTGATATGACAGGTAATGCTGCTGCTGATGATAAAACAGCAAATGATCATGATGTGACAGAGCAAGAGCGGACAGACGAAAATAAAGACGGTGACAATTTCTATATAGCTTTGGGTTCTAATGATGATGCTGATTTGTCGACAGTATTTTTAGCTATAGCTGGTGCTATTAGTTGTGATGATGGCAATGCTTGCACCCAAGATAGCTGTGTTGAGAATCAATGTATTTTTACAGCTTCCCCCTCCGGCAAAGACGATGATGGCGATAATATCGATAACTGTACTGATACCTGCGATAACCGTATTGACACTGATCAGGATGGTGTTGCCGACTGTGTTGATATTTGCCAAGGCTTTGATGATAGTGTTGATACCGATGGTGATGAAACACCTGATGGCTGTGATGTTGAAAGCTGCAATGGTATTGATGATAACGGTATAAACGGTATTGATGAAGGCTTTCCTGATAGTGATAACGATGGTGTTGCCGATTGTGTGGATGAATGTGACGATTCGGTAAATACCGACGGTGATAATTATCCTAATTGTCAGGAAGAATGCGATACCGATCCTTACAAATCTGAACCCGGTGAATGTGGATGTGGAAATACCGACTATGAAGTAGGTGATTCGATTGTTTGCTATATCGATGAGTGCCCTGAAGGTTCGGGTGAAACCGATAGCGATGGTGATGGCGTTTTCGATTGTTACGATCAATGTCCTGGTCAAAACGATAATCTTGATAGCGATGGCGACTTGATTGTCGATTGTCAGGATGCTTGCCCTAATGATCCTCGTAAAACTGAAAATGTTGGACCTTGTGGTTGTGGTGCTGTTGAAGTGTTTGGCGAAAGTGTGCCTCGTACCATTAACTATATTTATTACGAAAATTACACCTGCGACTATTGTCCTAATGATGAAAATAAAATGGAGCCTGGCCAATGTGGTTGTGGTGTAGATGATGTGGATACCGATGTAGATGGTGTTGCAGAATGTAACGACCGTTGTGACGGCAGTGATGACAGCCTTGATAGCGATGCGGATGAAGTGCCTGATTGCTTAGATGCTTGTCCGTTTGATGCTGCTAAATCGGAAGTTGCTGGCTTATGCGGTTGCGGTGTAGCTGAAACCGATACCGATCAAGATGGCACTCCCAACTGTAACGATTTGTGTGCCAATGACCCCGCTAAAACCGAAGAAGGTTTGTGTGGTTGTGGTGAAGTGGATGTGGATGAAAACGATAACGGCATTTGCGATAATTTGGATGTTGCTCCAGCTGTTGTCCCATTGCCTGCTTTTAGCCAAATTCAAGGTAGCGGTTCTAGCTGTAGCTTAAATGCCGATGCCTCGGCTAATATGACTGGTTTTATGGCATTAGCCTTTGCATTAATAGGCGTAGCTCTTGTTCGTAAAAAAATAAGCTAAGCTATTATAAAATAAGTATAAAAAAGGCGTTTCCTTTACCGGGAAACGCCTTTTTTTATTTTACGTGGCAAAGTGCAAAGAGTGGTAGGTTTTGTATGATGTTATCCTTTTGCGAATTGTTCTGAGAAATTCGGTAAGCTATATGGGGTTGATATTTTTGGTTATAAACCCCAAGGCTTTTAGATCGGTTACTGAGCCCTGCTTTTACTTCCAGCGGGTAAACATTCCCCTCATTTTCAATTATAAAATCCACTTCGGCCATTCTGTTTGTTGTCCAATAGTAGAGTGGTTGTTCTCTATAGCAAGTGAGTTCTTGTGCTACAAAATTTTCGGTAAGAGCTCCTTTAAATTCGGTAAAGAGTTCGTTGGGAGTAAGAATTGTTTTACTGGTTAAATGGCTGAGTGCTCCCAATAATCCTACATCGAGCATATAAAATTTATCAAAGTTTTCGCTGCTATAATGTACCAAGGGCACTCCGGGTTTAGTGATGGCATGGCAAGGATAAATAAGATTGGCATCTTTTAACCATTGAAGAGCGTCGTTATATTCGCGGGCACGGGCATTTTTTGAAATAGCGCTGTATACAAATTTTTTATTTTCTTTGGCCAGTTGCTGAGGGATTGATTGCCATAACTTCATTACTTTTGGAATGTCGGTTGCTGGTGTGTGTTTGGCAAAATCTAATTGGTACGATTTGAGAATATCATTTTGTATATGGCGGCAATTTTCTAAATTTTGATTTTTTACGTAACTATCCACCACTTCGGGCATGCCGCCTGTAAAAAAATAAAATTTAAGTTGTTCTAACAAGGCAGTATAAAAAGCCTGTGGCATTTGTTTGGTAATGTCGTGTTCTATTAAAAACTGCTTTAAATGATTGTGTTCGGTTGCGCTTAAAAATTCCATAAATGACAAAGGATAAATGTTTATGAAATTTACTTTTCCAACCGGAAATCCTTTTTCTTTAGACATTTGAATGCCCAAAAGAGAACCGGCACAAGCAATGTGGTGTTCGGGAGCTTCTTCACAAAAATATTTGAGGCTGTTTAAAGCCTGGGGGCATTCCTGAATTTCATCAAAAACAAGTAATGTATTTTTGGGAGTTAAG contains:
- a CDS encoding ATP-binding protein, translating into MKRIILDQLIKWSRAPGRKPLILRGARQVGKTWLLKELGKNYEHLAYFNFDADPLLKSLFEASLKPKELIKKLQLYSGQTLTPKNTLLVFDEIQECPQALNSLKYFCEEAPEHHIACAGSLLGIQMSKEKGFPVGKVNFINIYPLSFMEFLSATEHNHLKQFLIEHDITKQMPQAFYTALLEQLKFYFFTGGMPEVVDSYVKNQNLENCRHIQNDILKSYQLDFAKHTPATDIPKVMKLWQSIPQQLAKENKKFVYSAISKNARAREYNDALQWLKDANLIYPCHAITKPGVPLVHYSSENFDKFYMLDVGLLGALSHLTSKTILTPNELFTEFKGALTENFVAQELTCYREQPLYYWTTNRMAEVDFIIENEGNVYPLEVKAGLSNRSKSLGVYNQKYQPHIAYRISQNNSQKDNIIQNLPLFALCHVK
- a CDS encoding VWA domain-containing protein, whose translation is MKKIFLSLLFLLQITSAQGAAVAPIPCGENAADIVLMLDRTGSISSTTRTKEAAAANAFIDAVTGTGTSHKISVGRFNDDTADDANDPTDTTDAAIYYSMSDASYSYTTLKTKVTAAMSSQGSGTNLEDAIEVAAKELITNGTHTKKVIVLLSDGESNRRDSLAEDNSESDDHLDYDSDATDHEADYLGAAKDAAEEARAQGITIIAIAYDNTIAGEKKYREVLADMTGNAAADDKTANDHDVTEQERTDENKDGDNFYIALGSNDDADLSTVFLAIAGAISCDDGNACTQDSCVENQCIFTASPSGKDDDGDNIDNCTDTCDNRIDTDQDGVADCVDICQGFDDSVDTDGDETPDGCDVESCNGIDDNGINGIDEGFPDSDNDGVADCVDECDDSVNTDGDNYPNCQEECDTDPYKSEPGECGCGNTDYEVGDSIVCYIDECPEGSGETDSDGDGVFDCYDQCPGQNDNLDSDGDLIVDCQDACPNDPRKTENVGPCGCGAVEVFGESVPRTINYIYYENYTCDYCPNDENKMEPGQCGCGVDDVDTDVDGVAECNDRCDGSDDSLDSDADEVPDCLDACPFDAAKSEVAGLCGCGVAETDTDQDGTPNCNDLCANDPAKTEEGLCGCGEVDVDENDNGICDNLDVAPAVVPLPAFSQIQGSGSSCSLNADASANMTGFMALAFALIGVALVRKKIS